Proteins encoded together in one Campylobacter concisus window:
- a CDS encoding NAD(P)H-dependent oxidoreductase, which translates to MNYLEILKFRHACKIFDESKKIGAGEFDFILEAGRLSPSSIGLEQWDFLVVQNKELREKIKAVSWNQVQITSCSHLVVILAKIKEIKFGSNYVDKMIARRADKDPEAIAARQKFYHDFLLSNFKNDDELTFQWSHEQCMIAATNMMNAAASLGIDSCPIEGFDRHALNEILGLDESEKRVAIVVPFGYRLNPQPEKLRRQRSEVVTWIY; encoded by the coding sequence ATGAACTATCTTGAAATTTTAAAATTTCGTCACGCTTGCAAAATTTTTGATGAGAGCAAAAAGATAGGCGCTGGCGAATTTGACTTTATCTTGGAGGCTGGCAGGCTAAGCCCAAGCTCAATTGGGCTTGAGCAGTGGGACTTTTTGGTCGTGCAAAACAAAGAGCTTAGAGAGAAGATAAAAGCTGTTTCGTGGAACCAAGTGCAAATCACCTCTTGCTCGCATTTAGTTGTCATTTTAGCAAAGATCAAAGAGATAAAATTTGGCAGCAACTACGTTGATAAAATGATCGCTAGAAGGGCTGATAAAGACCCTGAAGCTATCGCTGCAAGGCAGAAATTTTATCACGACTTTTTGCTATCAAATTTCAAAAATGACGATGAGCTAACATTTCAGTGGTCACACGAGCAGTGCATGATAGCTGCGACAAATATGATGAACGCAGCCGCAAGCCTTGGCATAGATAGCTGCCCTATCGAAGGCTTTGACAGACACGCTTTAAATGAAATTTTAGGCCTTGATGAGAGCGAGAAAAGAGTGGCTATCGTAGTGCCATTTGGCTACCGCCTAAACCCACAACCTGAAAAACTACGCAGACAAAGATCTGAAGTAGTTACTTGGATCTACTAA
- the yedF gene encoding sulfurtransferase-like selenium metabolism protein YedF: MTRTIDCRNLECPKPVIMTKNALEGLNEGESLEIIVNALAPKENISRFLKNQNIEFSLESNGNETKILAIKGKSALELTNFDEFVCDITPKNEKVLYLNEERAGSGDVGINLLSKFLGALLQVEKKPKIIICVNNAVKMTTNRSHPSFKPLKDLEAAGVQILSCGSCLEAYKLVSDLAVGEISNAYEIIDILSTHEQIKL; this comes from the coding sequence ATGACAAGAACAATTGATTGTAGAAATTTAGAGTGCCCAAAACCAGTCATCATGACTAAAAACGCACTTGAGGGTTTAAATGAGGGAGAGAGCCTAGAGATAATCGTAAATGCCCTAGCTCCAAAAGAAAATATCTCAAGATTTTTGAAAAATCAAAATATAGAATTTAGCCTAGAAAGCAACGGCAATGAGACTAAAATTTTAGCCATCAAGGGCAAAAGCGCACTTGAGCTTACAAATTTTGATGAATTTGTCTGCGACATAACACCAAAAAATGAAAAAGTGCTCTATCTAAACGAAGAGCGTGCAGGTAGCGGCGATGTTGGCATAAATTTGCTATCAAAATTCCTAGGCGCACTTCTTCAAGTAGAGAAAAAACCAAAGATAATCATCTGCGTAAATAACGCCGTTAAAATGACAACAAACCGCTCACATCCAAGCTTTAAGCCGCTTAAAGATCTTGAAGCTGCTGGCGTTCAAATTTTAAGCTGCGGAAGCTGCTTGGAGGCTTATAAACTAGTAAGCGATCTTGCAGTTGGCGAAATTTCAAACGCTTATGAGATCATCGACATACTCTCAACTCACGAGCAAATCAAACTATGA
- the selD gene encoding selenide, water dikinase SelD — protein MIYHDKKLTQFVKAAGUAAKLDPSGLHKTISSLNLSHPNLLSSIGSNEDASVFKLSDDLALVQTLDFITPVVNDPFIYGQIAAANSLSDVFAMGGEVINALNIVGFDSCNLAPEILGEILQGGADKVRECGGVIVGGHTIETQQMYYGLSATGKVSPQNFWANNTAEVGNVLILTKPLGSGILSTAIKADLLSLEQINEVASIMAQLNFYALKALSGIKVYAATDVTGFGFLGHLSEMLNDKISFNVFEKDVPVIASAKEFADMGIIPEGSYKNREFAKHFVSKEADILLYDAQTSGGLLLAISENDASLALKRLKEVGYERSAIIAQAVQKGEFDIFLN, from the coding sequence ATGATCTATCACGACAAAAAGCTTACGCAGTTCGTTAAAGCCGCTGGTTGAGCTGCTAAGCTTGACCCGTCGGGTCTTCACAAAACGATTAGTAGTTTAAATTTATCTCATCCAAACCTGCTCTCAAGCATAGGCTCAAACGAAGATGCGAGCGTTTTTAAGCTCTCAGACGATCTTGCGCTCGTTCAGACGCTTGACTTTATCACGCCAGTAGTCAATGACCCATTTATCTACGGTCAGATCGCTGCTGCAAATAGCCTAAGCGACGTCTTTGCAATGGGTGGCGAGGTGATAAACGCCCTAAACATCGTGGGCTTTGATAGCTGCAACCTTGCACCTGAAATTTTAGGCGAAATTTTACAAGGTGGAGCCGATAAAGTAAGAGAGTGTGGCGGCGTCATCGTTGGCGGACACACGATAGAAACGCAGCAGATGTATTATGGGCTAAGTGCGACTGGCAAGGTGAGCCCACAAAATTTCTGGGCAAACAACACAGCAGAAGTTGGTAACGTTTTGATCCTTACAAAGCCCCTTGGCAGCGGCATCTTAAGCACAGCGATCAAGGCTGATCTGTTAAGTTTGGAGCAAATAAATGAGGTCGCAAGCATCATGGCTCAGCTAAATTTCTACGCTCTAAAAGCACTAAGTGGTATCAAAGTTTATGCGGCTACCGATGTGACTGGATTTGGATTTTTAGGGCATTTAAGCGAGATGTTAAACGACAAGATCAGCTTTAATGTCTTTGAAAAAGATGTGCCAGTGATCGCAAGTGCGAAAGAATTTGCCGATATGGGCATCATCCCAGAGGGAAGCTACAAAAACCGCGAATTTGCAAAGCATTTTGTGAGCAAAGAGGCTGATATCTTGCTATATGACGCGCAAACTTCTGGCGGACTTTTGCTAGCTATTAGTGAGAACGATGCGAGCCTAGCACTAAAGCGCCTAAAAGAGGTTGGCTATGAGCGCTCAGCCATCATCGCACAAGCGGTCCAAAAAGGCGAGTTTGATATATTTTTAAACTAA
- a CDS encoding ATP phosphoribosyltransferase regulatory subunit → MSDVNVYEHEIPNGSKLYFAKSAKLKRKIEQKASEILEDEGFSEIVTPFFSYHQHLSVDATNLLRFSDSLNHEISLRADSTVDTVRIVLRRLKANEPKRWFYIQPVFRYPSQEIYQIGAELIGENDILKSINIVAKLFSELEIGACLQLSNMQIPRIICEILNLEIEIFENSWLEKILAQNVPWLSKLALLKDASELDEIINLVPDKLKEALKNLQNVAKSLEYKNLRIVPLYYSKMRYYDSLFFRFLKDNAILASGGNYEIDDISSSGFAVYTDALIEEKINLRK, encoded by the coding sequence TTGAGTGATGTAAATGTTTATGAGCACGAGATCCCAAACGGAAGCAAACTTTACTTTGCAAAAAGTGCAAAACTAAAGAGAAAAATCGAGCAAAAAGCGAGTGAAATTTTAGAAGATGAAGGTTTTAGCGAGATCGTAACGCCGTTTTTTTCGTATCATCAACATCTAAGCGTAGATGCGACAAACCTTCTGCGCTTTAGCGACAGTCTAAACCACGAGATAAGCCTAAGAGCTGATAGCACGGTTGATACCGTTAGGATCGTGCTTAGAAGACTTAAAGCAAACGAGCCAAAGAGGTGGTTTTACATCCAGCCAGTCTTTCGCTACCCAAGCCAAGAAATTTATCAAATAGGCGCTGAGCTTATCGGTGAAAACGACATTTTAAAGAGCATAAACATCGTAGCAAAGCTCTTTAGCGAGCTTGAGATCGGCGCTTGTTTGCAGCTTAGCAACATGCAAATCCCAAGGATAATTTGCGAAATTTTAAACTTAGAGATAGAAATTTTTGAAAACTCATGGCTAGAAAAAATTTTAGCCCAAAATGTGCCGTGGCTTAGCAAACTAGCCCTTTTAAAGGACGCTAGCGAGCTTGATGAGATAATAAATTTAGTCCCTGATAAGCTAAAAGAGGCGCTAAAAAATTTACAAAACGTAGCCAAATCACTAGAATATAAAAATTTAAGAATAGTTCCGCTATATTACTCAAAAATGAGATATTATGATAGTTTATTTTTTAGATTTTTAAAAGACAACGCCATCTTAGCAAGTGGCGGGAACTATGAAATAGACGATATTTCAAGCAGCGGTTTCGCTGTTTATACTGATGCATTGATAGAAGAAAAAATTAATTTAAGGAAGTAA
- a CDS encoding diguanylate cyclase domain-containing protein: MQKNSVKSILQIFKRFYVKIALLLFAFIFLALFVIFAGINDIKYEISTLNLITRNNIVSTFVEVKDNITTKARLIANGVEPFYEDTVVSKFYAAFYVIAKDNSLLYERKFDDAFELHSYDISWFSDIKAGEFRLSDRFYKNRRFKDIYIAYGLKNGNKILVQLNQNLLKNKVDTGYNKNLAAYVFLVDKDGNLSRDEFYRKFIKEDFNKYISQGGEFKADKIIFILKDMNFYKISYLEEQKLFVITGSSRQAQIFIQLVLVVLSFFCFVAFSILWLRDNSYIKDKILSPFTRITLFAADKSRLADEEFDVKEFISLNNSIKKLYEDRDKAYETAQSYESRFGYVFEKSFLKIVVFDAYTGVITDISNALLENLGYKKDDVANLNIKELLEDESKNLAENRENAINNDLSYEAKLRRKNGEIIDVLATQSSFELENTRLNFILIKDITQEKMTQRNDDIIKSYVFLSPNVIAIASAQEPFLIIQSTNNVERIFNVQSQGLINLEDIIASEDFDSFKAAVLASKKAFLQASFKNEELNFIANMTNAYGKKIPFKIKAKFIDAEGQKVIYSFTDLSDMLKLQERFEKQSKESKALLWASEANVFTWDKRSDMLNISDELSKILGTQSTLNFEQAKSVFVDEFDSFYSFFESLRDAQTYIKDIKLYSIDKEILHFRLRAKALEYDEFGEVSLIKGTLRDLSLEDSFFVCQDLLAKIFSFSKEEVVLLDEEMRVIDANDAFFESAGAKDSVYLKDITFIKQGLSDIKHQIIETINQGGSWSGKVWSENNKNKSKLEVIEILPLIDASEKKTGYIMLAMLANNEAQNEKYLEFIAYHDPLTKLPNRFLLYNKLNSLIQKNEQKIAVIYLDMDDFKSINDNFGHQIGDKFLVAISEKIGAMFNGKNIFARIGGDEFVGVINYENLGEVYEIAQNMLRLASDEVKIDELKLKASASVGIALADSELGADDVLQRADWAMYQAKISGKNRSYTFDAKKDVYFKSQYEDGSKILKALDAGEMFLEFQPEISFSTGETLSFEALIRWRKDGEIIYPSDFLPLIKTSSASSNIALFTIKEALLARKMWLENGISAKVRVNLSVKKLFTEEFWHKFKAIFDEDKSLDPTGLIIDVIDAATATNLEVLEIYVRKYKELGIHFSLDDFASYSSSIEALGMLKTNRFNIDNKFCKHIFSSKEALESINMIRFVADKFGLNATIKNIDDKRTLEFLLGLGFDKFQGNIFSLALLAKDAASFKFERPYLHIKDYKNSENFELFKGLVVLKELANEVIANLNQDDKLAQSLKQKIEDEIKNIGKFNQEISINLSKLASSSDSGELYNLAMSIIKECDINLGFSKEIRVE; encoded by the coding sequence ATGCAAAAAAATAGTGTTAAGTCGATTTTGCAGATTTTTAAGAGGTTCTATGTAAAGATAGCACTACTTCTTTTTGCCTTCATCTTTCTTGCACTTTTTGTCATATTTGCTGGCATAAACGATATAAAATATGAAATTTCAACGCTAAATTTAATCACTAGAAACAATATCGTGAGTACATTTGTAGAGGTAAAAGACAATATCACCACAAAGGCAAGACTCATAGCAAACGGCGTAGAGCCATTTTATGAAGATACTGTTGTAAGTAAATTCTACGCCGCTTTTTACGTGATAGCAAAAGATAACTCCTTGCTTTATGAGCGTAAATTTGATGATGCCTTTGAGCTTCATAGCTACGATATCTCGTGGTTTTCAGATATCAAAGCAGGCGAGTTTAGGCTCTCTGATAGATTTTACAAAAATAGGCGCTTTAAAGATATCTACATAGCTTACGGACTAAAAAATGGCAATAAAATTCTCGTTCAGCTAAATCAAAATCTTTTAAAAAACAAGGTAGATACAGGCTACAATAAAAACCTTGCCGCATACGTCTTTTTGGTTGATAAAGATGGCAACCTCTCAAGAGATGAGTTTTATAGAAAATTTATAAAAGAGGACTTTAACAAATACATCTCGCAAGGTGGCGAGTTTAAAGCTGACAAGATCATTTTTATACTAAAGGATATGAATTTTTACAAGATCAGCTACCTAGAAGAGCAAAAGCTATTTGTCATAACAGGCTCTAGCAGACAAGCACAGATCTTTATCCAGCTAGTTCTAGTCGTGCTTTCGTTCTTCTGCTTTGTCGCATTTAGCATACTTTGGCTACGTGATAACTCATATATAAAAGATAAAATTCTCTCTCCATTTACTAGGATCACTCTTTTTGCGGCAGATAAAAGTAGGCTGGCTGATGAAGAATTTGACGTAAAAGAATTTATCTCGCTAAACAACAGCATCAAAAAACTCTACGAAGATAGAGATAAAGCTTACGAGACGGCACAAAGCTACGAGAGTAGATTTGGCTATGTCTTTGAAAAGAGCTTTTTAAAGATCGTGGTCTTTGACGCTTATACTGGCGTCATCACGGACATTAGCAACGCTCTTTTAGAAAATCTAGGCTACAAAAAAGATGACGTAGCAAATCTAAATATCAAAGAGCTACTTGAAGATGAGTCTAAAAATTTAGCAGAAAATAGAGAAAACGCTATAAATAATGATCTATCTTATGAAGCTAAGCTAAGACGTAAAAATGGCGAGATAATCGATGTTTTAGCAACACAAAGTAGCTTTGAGCTAGAAAACACAAGGCTAAATTTCATACTCATAAAAGATATCACTCAAGAAAAGATGACGCAAAGAAATGACGATATCATCAAAAGCTACGTCTTTTTATCGCCAAATGTCATTGCTATCGCTTCGGCACAAGAGCCATTTTTGATCATCCAAAGCACAAACAATGTCGAGAGAATTTTTAATGTCCAAAGCCAAGGTCTCATAAATTTAGAAGATATCATCGCAAGCGAGGATTTTGATAGCTTTAAAGCTGCTGTGCTAGCAAGTAAAAAAGCCTTTTTACAAGCAAGCTTTAAAAATGAAGAGCTAAATTTCATAGCAAATATGACAAACGCTTACGGCAAGAAAATTCCATTTAAGATAAAGGCTAAATTTATCGATGCAGAAGGGCAAAAGGTCATCTACTCATTTACCGATCTTAGTGATATGCTAAAGCTTCAAGAGAGATTTGAAAAACAAAGCAAAGAGAGCAAAGCACTGCTTTGGGCGAGTGAGGCAAATGTCTTTACTTGGGATAAAAGAAGCGACATGCTTAACATCTCAGATGAGCTAAGTAAAATTCTTGGCACGCAAAGCACTCTAAATTTCGAGCAAGCAAAGTCGGTCTTTGTCGATGAGTTTGATAGTTTTTATAGCTTTTTTGAGAGTTTAAGAGATGCTCAAACATACATCAAAGATATCAAGCTTTACAGCATAGATAAAGAAATTTTACACTTTAGACTAAGGGCAAAAGCGCTTGAATACGACGAATTTGGCGAAGTAAGCTTGATAAAAGGCACATTAAGAGACCTTAGCCTAGAAGATAGCTTCTTTGTCTGCCAAGACCTGCTTGCAAAAATTTTCTCATTTAGCAAAGAAGAGGTCGTCTTGCTTGATGAGGAGATGAGGGTTATTGATGCAAATGACGCATTTTTTGAAAGTGCGGGCGCAAAAGATAGCGTATATCTAAAAGATATCACCTTTATAAAGCAAGGCTTAAGCGATATAAAACACCAGATCATAGAGACTATAAACCAAGGTGGCTCGTGGAGTGGCAAGGTTTGGAGCGAAAATAATAAAAATAAGAGCAAGCTTGAAGTCATAGAAATTTTACCGCTTATCGATGCGAGCGAGAAAAAAACCGGCTACATCATGCTTGCAATGCTGGCAAATAACGAAGCGCAAAATGAGAAATATCTAGAATTTATCGCATATCACGATCCGCTTACAAAACTACCAAATAGATTTTTACTCTACAACAAGCTAAATTCTCTCATACAAAAAAATGAACAAAAAATAGCCGTCATCTACCTTGATATGGATGATTTTAAGAGCATAAATGACAACTTCGGCCACCAAATAGGCGATAAATTTCTAGTAGCTATCTCTGAAAAGATAGGCGCTATGTTTAATGGCAAAAATATCTTTGCAAGGATAGGCGGAGATGAGTTTGTAGGCGTCATAAACTACGAAAATTTAGGCGAAGTCTATGAGATAGCGCAAAATATGCTAAGGCTAGCTTCAGATGAAGTAAAGATAGACGAGCTAAAACTAAAAGCAAGCGCTAGCGTAGGCATAGCCTTGGCTGATAGTGAGCTTGGGGCTGATGATGTGCTACAAAGAGCCGACTGGGCGATGTATCAAGCCAAGATAAGTGGCAAAAACAGAAGCTATACATTTGATGCGAAAAAAGATGTCTATTTTAAGAGCCAATACGAAGATGGCTCAAAGATTTTAAAAGCGCTTGACGCTGGTGAGATGTTTTTAGAATTTCAACCAGAGATCAGCTTTAGCACGGGCGAGACTTTAAGTTTTGAAGCTCTTATTAGATGGAGAAAAGATGGCGAGATCATCTATCCAAGCGACTTTTTACCACTTATAAAGACAAGTAGCGCATCGAGTAATATCGCTTTATTTACGATAAAAGAGGCGCTTTTAGCTAGAAAAATGTGGCTAGAAAATGGCATAAGCGCAAAAGTTCGAGTAAATTTAAGCGTTAAAAAGCTCTTTACAGAAGAATTTTGGCATAAATTTAAAGCGATATTTGATGAGGATAAAAGCCTTGATCCAACTGGGCTTATCATTGATGTTATCGACGCTGCAACAGCTACAAATTTAGAAGTTTTAGAAATTTATGTGAGAAAATATAAAGAGCTTGGCATACACTTCTCGCTTGATGATTTTGCCTCATACTCAAGCTCGATAGAAGCTCTTGGTATGCTAAAGACAAACCGCTTTAATATAGATAATAAATTTTGCAAGCATATCTTTAGCTCAAAAGAGGCGCTTGAGAGCATAAATATGATAAGGTTTGTGGCTGATAAATTTGGACTAAATGCGACTATAAAAAATATCGATGACAAAAGAACGCTTGAGTTTTTACTTGGTCTTGGTTTTGATAAATTTCAAGGCAACATTTTCTCATTAGCACTTTTGGCAAAAGATGCTGCTTCATTTAAATTTGAAAGACCATATCTACACATAAAAGACTATAAAAATAGCGAAAATTTCGAGCTTTTCAAAGGCTTAGTCGTGCTAAAAGAGCTTGCAAATGAAGTGATAGCAAATTTAAATCAAGACGACAAACTAGCACAAAGCCTAAAACAAAAAATAGAAGATGAGATAAAAAATATAGGTAAATTTAATCAAGAAATTTCTATAAATTTAAGCAAACTAGCAAGTAGCAGCGACAGTGGCGAACTCTATAATCTAGCCATGTCCATCATCAAAGAGTGCGATATAAATTTAGGTTTTAGTAAGGAGATAAGAGTTGAGTGA